The genomic DNA TTCCTTCCAGGAGGTCGAGCAGTTGCGCCGGCACCGGGCGACCGGGTTCGGGCTGGAGGCGCGCAAGCCGTACACGGACGGTGTGATCACCGGCTGGGGCACGGTCGAGGGCCGCACCGTGTTCGTGTACGCGCACGACTTCCGGATCTTCGGCGGGGCGCTGGGCGAGGCCCACGCCACGAAGATCCACAAGATCATGGACATGGCGCTGGCGGCCGGCGCCCCGCTGGTGTCGCTGAACGACGGCGCCGGCGCCCGTATCCAGGAGGGCGTCTCCGCGCTGGCCGGCTACGGCGGCATCTTCCAGCGCAACACCCGGGCCTCCGGCGTCATCCCGCAGATCTCCGTGATGCTCGGCCCGTGCGCCGGCGGCGCCGCCTACAGCCCGGCGCTGACCGACTTCGTGTTCATGGTCCGCGGGACCTCGCAGATGTTCATCACCGGCCCCGACGTCGTCAGGGCGGTCACCGGCGAGGAGATCACCCAGAACGGCCTGGGCGGCGCGGACGTCCACGCCGAGACGAGCGGCGTGTGCCACTTCGCCTACGACGACGAGGAGACCTGCCTCGCCGAGGTCCGCTACCTGCTGTCGATGCTCCCGCAGAACAACCGGGAGGCACCCCCGCGGGTGCGCACCGCCGACCCGGCCGGCCGGCGCGGCGAGATGCTGCTCAGCCACGTCCCGGCGGACGGCAGCCGCCCCTACGACATGACCGCCGTCATCGAGGAGATCGTCGACGACGGCGAGTACCTGGAGGTCCACGAGCGCTGGGCCCGCAACATCGTCTGCGCGCTGGCCCGCCTGGACGGCCAGGTCGTCGGCATCGTCGCCAACCAGCCGCAGACCCTCGCCGGCGTCCTGGACATCGGGGCCAGCGAGAAGGCCGCCCGGTTCGTGCAGTTGTGCGACGCCTTCAACATCCCGCTCGTCACCCTCCTGGACGTGCCCGGCTTCCTGCCCGGCGTCGACCAGGAGCACGGCGGCATCATCCGCCACGGCGCGAAACTCCTCTACGCCTACTGCAACGCCACCGTGCCGCGCATCTCGCTCGTCCTGCGCAAGGCCTACGGCGGTGCCTACATCGTCATGGACAGCCAGGCCACCGGCGCCGACCTCACCTACGCCTGGCCCGCCAACGAGATCGCCGTGATGGGCGCCGAGGGCGCCGCCGGCGTCATCTTCCGCCGCCGCATCGCCGAGGCCGCCGACCCCGAGGCGATGCGGCAGAAACTGGTCAAGGAGTACCGGGCCGAGCTGATGCACCCCTACTACGCCGCCGAGCGCGGCCTGGTCGACGACGTCATCGACCCCGCCGCCACCCGCGAGGTCCTCATCCGCTCCCTCGCCATGCTCCACAGCAAGCACGCCGACCTGCCCTCCCGCAAACACGGCAACCCCCCGCAGTGACCCCCGCCCCCGCCCCGCCCCCGGGGGTCCCTCCGGGCAGCACCCCCCCCGTGAACAGCACGATCGGTCTGTTTACGGCGTCCGACGGCGCCCGCGCAGCATCCGCACGGCGTCCGTGCGGCGTCCGGGAGTGCCCGCCGCAACCGTGCGACGGCCCCCTCCGGCGCGGCGGCCCGCCCCGCACCCGGCCGGCACCCCGGCCCGCCGCCCCGGCCCGGAGAACCCCGGTCCGGGAGAATCCGCAGCTCACCGACGGTCCATCGGCGGCCCGGCGCCGGATCGTCGGCGGCTCGCGGGGTACTGCCGGGGGAGTGGTGCCGGTCCGGCTGCACGATGCATCAAAACAGCGCAAGCGGTTTGGTATTGACAAACCGTCCGGACTGTTTTGTACTCGGGGTACCGGATGACGGCACACACCCACCGAGGGGGCGACGGCGTGCAGATCGACGTACTGGGCACATTGGATGTCAGGGAGAACGGGGTGTCGATCGCTCCGACCGCGCCGAAGCCGCGGCAGGTCCTGGCCCTGCTGGCACTGCACGCCGACCGGGTGGTGCCGGTGGCGGCCCTGGTCGACGAACTGTGGTCGGGCCGCCCGCCGCGCAGCGTGCGCACCACTCTGCAGACCTACGTCCTGCAACTGCGCGAACTCATCACCCTCGCCCTGCGCAGCCCCGGCCCCGACACCGGCATCGGCGCGGGCCCCGGCTTCGGCCCGGCGTCCGCCGCCCCGCCCCCCTCGTCCGGCCTGCCCGTCCCGTCCGTCCCGTCCGGTCCGTCGGCTTCGCCTGCCGGGTCCGTGCGGCGCGGTGCCAAGGACGTGCTGGCCACCGTGCCCGGCGGGTACCTGCTCGTCTCCGGCGGCGGGACCAGCGACGTGCGGGAGTTCGAACGCCTCGCGGGGCTGGGCTACCGCGCGATGGACGCCGGCGAGCACAAGGACGCCTCCCGCCTGCTGGGCGAGGCGCTCCTGCTGTGGACCGGCCCGGCCTTCGCCGGCGTGCCCGCCGGGGCCCGGCTGGAGACGGAGGCCAGGCGGCTGGAGGAGAGCCGGCTGTGCGCGCTGGACCAGCGCATCGAGGCCGACCTGCGGCTGGGCCGCCACCGCGAGCTCCTCGCCGAACTCACCGTGCTGACCAGCCGCTACGCCACCCACGAGAACCTGCACGCCCAGTTCATGCTGGCCCTGCACCGCTCCGGCCGGCGCGGCGAGGCCCTCGACGTCTACCACCGGCTGCGCACCACCCTGGTGCGGGACCTGGGCCTTGAGCCCTCGCCCCGGCTGCGCCGGCTGCAGCAGTCGATCCTGGTGGCCGCCCCCGAGACCCCGCCGCCCGCCCCGTCGCGGGCGCCCGCCGTCCTCGCGCTGCCCGCCGCCCGCGCCCGCGCCGGCGTCCGTCCCGTGTGAAGCGGCCCGCCGGCGGCGGGAGCTGCCGGCGGGCACGGTGGCGCGATTGCGGCTGCGGCGCGGCACGGGGAGTGGGTAGCCTCGGACGGAACACCTAAGTTACCGACTGGTAACCGATTTTTCGCCGGTTCGAGGAGCCCCTTCATGCAACTCGTCGCGATCATCGTGTCGCTGGCCCTGACCGGGGCCGGCTTCGCCCTGTTCGGCCGTGCCCTCTTACGGATCCTCCGCTTCGTCCGGCTGGGCCAGGACGTGCCCGCGGGCCGGCGCACCGCCGATCCCTGGCGGCGCACCGTCACGCTGGCCAGGGAGTTCGCCGCCCACACCCGGATGAACCGCTGGGGCGTCATCGGCGCGGCGCACTGGTTCGTGGCGGTCGGCTTCTACGCCCTGCTCATCACCCTCGTCAACGCCACCGGCCAGCTCTTCCGGCCGGACTGGCTGCTGCCGGTGATCGGCGAGTGGACGCCCTACAACGTCCTCGTCGAGTTCCTCGGCACGATGACCGCCCTGGGCATTCTGGTCCTGATCGCGGTCCGCCAGCTCGGCAGGCCGGGCCGGCCGGGCCGCAAGTCCCGCTTCGCGGGCTCCAGCTCCGGCCAGGCGTACTTCGTCGAGGCCGTCATCGTCATCGTGAGCGTGTGCATCGTGGTGCTGCACGCGCTGGAGGGCGCCCTGCACCACGTCGACGGCTACGAGGCCTCCTTCTTCGTCTCCTACCCGCTGGTCGCCCGGTTCCGGGAGATGGACCCCGCCACCCTGCGCAACCTCGTCTACCTCTTCGCCTGCCTGAAGATCACCACCTCCTACGTGTGGATGATCACCGTCTCGCTGAACACCGACATGGGTATCGCCTGGCACCGTTTCCTGGCGTTCCCGAACATCTGGTTCAAGCGCAACGCGACCGGTGAGACGTCCCTGGGTGCGCTGCTGCCGATGACGTCGGGCGGCGAGCCGATCGACTTCACCGACCCGGGTGACGACGACGTGTTCGGTGTCTCGCAGGTCGAGCAGTTCTCCTGGAAGGGCCTCCTGGACTTCTCCACCTGCACGGAGTGCGGGCGCTGCCAGTCGCAGTGCCCGGCCTGGAACACCGGCAAGCCGCTCTCCCCCAAGCTGCTGATCATGTCCTTGCGGGACCACGCGCACGCCAAGGCCCCCTACCTGCTCGCGGGCGGCGGCAAGTCCATGGAGGGCGAGGAGAAAGCCACCGCGGAACAGCTCGCCGGAGTCCCCGCCGCGGCCCTGGCGGAGGCCGAACGCCCGCTGGTCGGCACGGCGGAGGAGAACGGGGTCATCGACCCGGACGTCCTGTGGTCCTGCACCACCTGCGGCGCCTGCGTCGAGCAGTGCCCGGTGGACATCGAGCACGTCGACCACATCGTCGACATGCGCCGCTACCAGGTGATGATCGAGTCCGCGTTCCCCTCCGAGGCCGGCACGATGCTGAAGAACCTGGAGAAGAAGGGCAACCCCTGGGGCCTGGCGAAGAAGCAGCGCCTGGAATGGCTCAAGGAGGTCCCCTTCGACATCCCGGTCGTCGGCCGCGACATCGAGGACCTCACCGAGGTCGAGTACCTGTACTGGGTCGGCTGCGCCGGCGCCCTGGAGGACCGCGCCAAGAAGACCACGAAGGCCTTCGCGGAACTCCTCCACATCGCGGGCGTGACGTTCGCGATCATGGGCGGTGACGAGAAGTGCACCGGCGACTCGGCACGGAGGCTCGGCAACGAGCCGCTGTTCCAGGAACTGGGCATGGAGAACGTCATGGCCCTGAACACGGCGTTCGGCGAGGAACTCGACGACGACGGCAAGGTCGTCGCGGAGTCGGCGAAGCCGAAGTCGGCGAAGAAGATCGTCGCGACCTGCCCGCACTGCCTCAACACCATCGGCAACGAGTACCCGCAGCTCGGCGGCGACTACGAGGTCATCCACCACACCCAGCTCCTCCAGCACCTCGTGGATGCGGGCAGGCTGGTCCCGGTGACGCCGGTCGAGGGCATCATCACCTACCACGACCCCTGCTACCTGGGCCGCCACAACAAGATCTACACACCCCCGCGCGAGATCATCGCCAGCGTCCCGGGCCTGCGCAACGAGGAGATGCACCGCCACAGGGAACGCGGCTTCTGCTGCGGCGCCGGCGGCGCCCGCATGTGGATGGAAGAACGCATCGGCAAACGCATCAACAACGAACGCGTCGACGAAGCCCTCTCCCTGAACCCCGACATCGTCTCCACGGCCTGCCCCTTCTGCCTCGTCATGCTCACCGACTCCGTCAACGGCAAGAAGAACGACGGCACCGCCAAGGAATCCATCCAGGTCCTCGACGTCGCCCAGCTGCTCCTCGACTCCGTCAAAACCCCGGCAGGCCCGGCAGGCCCGGCAGGCATGGCAGGCATGGCCGGCATGGCCGGTCCGGGCGGTCCGGATGTCCCGGAGGGTGCCGTGGAGCCGGAGTCCGCCGTGTAGGGGTGGCGGGGGGAGTGTCCGGGGACGAGCGGGGGCCGCCTGTGGCGGCCCCCCAGCCGTTGACCAGCGATGTTCGTGCCTGCTTCGTGCCCGCATATATGAAACCGCTTATGCGGTTTGTTAGTCTGTCGGGTGCGGTTCCTGCCCCGCCGTGCCCGTGCCGGCCTGCGGCTTCGCGTGTACGGCGGCCTTCCGTGCCGGGTCTGTGCGCGGAAGGGGGCGGGGGAGGCCGACGTCCCGGTGCCCAGGAGGCAGCACATGGTCAAGCAGGAGCGGGCCGCACGCACGCGGCGTTCGCTGATCGAGGCCGCGTCCGAGGTGTTCGCCGAGGCCGGTTTCGCCCCCGCGTCGCTGGCCGCCATCAGCGCGCGGGCCGGGGTCAGCAACGGGGCGCTGCACTTCCACTTCGCCAACAAGAACATGCTCGCCGAGGCGGTCGAGGCGCAGGCCGCCGTGGCGGTGTCCGAGATCACCGGGGCGGCCGGCCGGCGGCAGGGCGAGTCCCTGCAGGCGGTGGTGGACGCCACCCACGGCCTGATGGACGCCCTGGCGCGGGATGTCGTGGTCCGCGCCGGTTTCCAGCTCGCCGGCGACAGCGCCGCACGTCCCGCCCCGTCCCCGCACGCCGGTCCGGGCCCGCGTGCGCAGTGGCAGCACTGGGTCGAGGACAGCCTGCGCCGCCTCGGGCACGGCGGCGCGCTCGCGCCGGGGGTGTCCGGGGCGGACGCCGCCCGGGTCGTCGTCGCCGCGACCGTGGGCCTGCAGGTCCTCGGCGCGGCGGACGCCTCCTGGCTGCGGCGGCACAACGTCACCCGGCTGTGGGAGGTGCTGCTGCCGCGTCTCGCCCACCGGCGGGAGCTGGGCACGCTGGTGTCCTCCGGCACCGGCCCGCCCGGCGCCGCAGCGGCCCGGGCACGGACACCGTCCACCGGGCGGTGACAGCAGAGCCGCCCCCGGCCCGCCGGGCAGGCTGGCGGAGACGGCACAACAGCCGCCCGCCGACGCCTCCGGCCGCCGGCCCTGCGCTCCCCGACCCGCCCCGGAATTCCCGGACTTCACCGCCCCGCGCACGTCGGCGGGCCGGGGGGAGCGGAGGAAGGGGGCGGGCGGTGCGGGGGAGTTGCGGGTGGCCGGCCGGCGTCCGGTGGACGGGATGTCGTCCGCGTCCCGTGCTTCTTGGCCGGCCCCGGATCCCTGGATCCCCGGACGTCGCCGCACCGTGCGCCGGCAGGCCGGGAAACGACGGAAGAAGGAAGAGGGGGCGAGCGGGCGGGCGCGGGGGAGCGGGTGCCGTCAACCGGCGTTTTACGGAGGGGATTTCAGGGATGCCGGTGCATTTGTTCCGGCGGGTTTTCCCGGGTTTCCCTCCGGCGGACCGGCCCTTCGGTGCTGCCCGCCAAAGGGGCGTTGAGGACCGCTCGAAGGCCGCTGAAGGAACCCGCGCCTCCGGTGCGGGGGCGGCTAGCGTGCAGATTCACCGACGCATTTCCGCCATCGGGAGTGCCCCACGACGAACGGAGGAAACCATGGAGATTCAGGTTCTGGGTCCGCTGTGTGCCGCCGTGAACGGGGACTCGATCGTCCCGACCGCCGGAAAACCCCGGCAGGTGCTCGCCCTGCTCGCGCTGTACCCGGGCCGCGTCGTGCCGGTGTCGACGCTGATGGAGGAGATCTGGGGGACGGAACTGCCGCAGAGCGCGGTGACCACGCTGCAGACCTACATCATGCAGCTGCGCCGCAGCCTGGGCACGGCCATGGGACCCGGCGCCCCGGGCGGCGCGAAGAACGTGCTGGCCACCCGGCACGGCGGCTACCTCCTGCAGGTGCCGCCCCAGTCCGTGGACGTGCACACCTACGAACGCCTCATCACCGAGGGCCAGGAGGCCTTCGAGCAGGGCGAGGACGACCGCGCCGCCCGCTGCTTCCGCCAGGCCCTGGCCCTGTGGCAGGGGGCGGCCCTGGTGGACGTACGCCTGGGCCCGGTGCTGGAGATCGAGGTGCTGCGGCTGGAGGAGTCACGGCTGGTGACCGTCGAGCGGCGCATCGACGCGGACCTGCGGCTGGGCCGGCACGCCGAACTCATCGCCGAACTCACCGACCTCGTCGCCCGCCACCCCCAGCACGAGGGCCTGCACGCGCAGGCGATGCTGGCCCTGTACCGCTCCGGCCGGCAGGCCTCCGCCCTCGACGTCTACCGGCGGTTACGCAGACGGCTGATAGAGGAACTCGGCGTGGAACCCACACCGCAGCTCCAGCGCCTGCACCAGGCCATGCTCGCCGTCGACCCGGAACTCGACGTGATGGCCGGCCCGCGCCGCGGCTCCACCTTCGACCGCTACGCCGCCTAGGACTTCCCGCCCCGGCACCGAGACCGGCACCGAGACCGGCACCGAGACCGGCACCGAGACCGGCACCGAGACCGGCACCGAGACCGGCACCGAGACCGGCACCGAGACCGGTGCCGAGACCGGTGCCGAGACCGGGGCAGGGGCCGGGGCAGGGCCCCCCGGGGGCAGGGCCGGGTGCCGGTTCCCCGCTCCCGCGCCCTCGGGCCGGCCGACGTAAAAACGGGGGAGACGGCGCAGACGGCGGACAGTCGGCGGAGACGGCGGGCGGATGCGATGCGCCCGGCCGGGCCCGGTCCGTGAAAGACGCCGCCACCGCCCCGCCCCCGCCCCGCCCCGCTCCGCTCCGTTGCGCCCGGCCCGGACCGGCCGCCGTTGAGGAAATCCCGTACGACGGGGGCGGGCCGGGGTCCTGTGGCCGCCCGCACCCGCAACGCCCCGCACCCCCGCACCTCGCATCCCGTGCCCCCGGCCGGGAGGGGGCCGGGCTCGGGCCGTTCTCGAGTGGGGTTCGAGGGCGTGTGGCGATGCTGGCGGTGCTCGGATTCCGCCCCGCCGCCGTGCCGCCTGCGTGGTGCCGGGAACGGGCACACAGGAGGATGCCATGCCGGACGAACCGCCAGTGCGGCTGCACTGTTTCGCACACTCCGCCGAGGGCGTCTCCGTCTTCGACCACTGGGAGGCGAGCGTGGGACCCGGCGTGCAGCCGCTCCCGGTCCTCCTGCCGGGCTGCGCCCCGCGGCGCGCCGAGCCCAGGGTGAGCACGCACCGGGCGCTGCTCGCCGACGTGCTGCCCCGTTTCACCGGCCCGCACCCGGGCCCCTACGTCCTGTACGGGCACGGGTTCGGCGCGATGCTCGCGCTCACCGTCACCCGCGCCCTGCACGAGGCGGGTCTGCCGGGCCCGGCGCTGCTGGCCGTCGGCGCCTGGCCGCCGCCGCGGCTGCCGGCCGGCCTGCCCGACGCCCGCCGGGCCACGGACGCCGAACTGCTGCACGTCCTGGGCGGCCGCGGCGCGGTGCCGGCCGGCAGCGACGAGGGGATCTGGCTGCGGGCCGTCCTGCCGGTGCTGCGCGCCGACCTGGCGCTGGCCCAGTCCCTGCACGAGGCGGTCCGCAGGCCTTGTCCGCAGGGCCCGCTCACCACCCCGGTCCTCGTCGTCGCCTCCCGGGACAACCCGCTGGCCGCGCCCCGGGCGGGGGAGGGCTGGCAGCGCTGGACCCGCGGCCCCGTCCGCTCGCGCACCGTCCCCGGCCGGCACTTCTTCGTCCGCGGCGGCCGTGAACTGCCCCGGCTGCTGGGCCGGGCCTGCCGTGTCGTACGCCGCCTCACCCCCGAGCCCGCCCCCGTCGGCTGACCCCGCCGGCCGGCCCCGGCCCCGGGGGCGGCTGCCGGAAGAGAAGAAGCGAAGAAGAGAAGAGAGGTGTCCGGGATGGCTGGTGAGCGGGACGGCGGAGCGGTCCACCGCATACAGGTGGCCGCGCCCGCCGGTGTGGTCTACGCCGTG from Streptomyces sp. NBC_01478 includes the following:
- a CDS encoding (Fe-S)-binding protein, with the translated sequence MQLVAIIVSLALTGAGFALFGRALLRILRFVRLGQDVPAGRRTADPWRRTVTLAREFAAHTRMNRWGVIGAAHWFVAVGFYALLITLVNATGQLFRPDWLLPVIGEWTPYNVLVEFLGTMTALGILVLIAVRQLGRPGRPGRKSRFAGSSSGQAYFVEAVIVIVSVCIVVLHALEGALHHVDGYEASFFVSYPLVARFREMDPATLRNLVYLFACLKITTSYVWMITVSLNTDMGIAWHRFLAFPNIWFKRNATGETSLGALLPMTSGGEPIDFTDPGDDDVFGVSQVEQFSWKGLLDFSTCTECGRCQSQCPAWNTGKPLSPKLLIMSLRDHAHAKAPYLLAGGGKSMEGEEKATAEQLAGVPAAALAEAERPLVGTAEENGVIDPDVLWSCTTCGACVEQCPVDIEHVDHIVDMRRYQVMIESAFPSEAGTMLKNLEKKGNPWGLAKKQRLEWLKEVPFDIPVVGRDIEDLTEVEYLYWVGCAGALEDRAKKTTKAFAELLHIAGVTFAIMGGDEKCTGDSARRLGNEPLFQELGMENVMALNTAFGEELDDDGKVVAESAKPKSAKKIVATCPHCLNTIGNEYPQLGGDYEVIHHTQLLQHLVDAGRLVPVTPVEGIITYHDPCYLGRHNKIYTPPREIIASVPGLRNEEMHRHRERGFCCGAGGARMWMEERIGKRINNERVDEALSLNPDIVSTACPFCLVMLTDSVNGKKNDGTAKESIQVLDVAQLLLDSVKTPAGPAGPAGMAGMAGMAGPGGPDVPEGAVEPESAV
- a CDS encoding AfsR/SARP family transcriptional regulator, whose translation is MQIDVLGTLDVRENGVSIAPTAPKPRQVLALLALHADRVVPVAALVDELWSGRPPRSVRTTLQTYVLQLRELITLALRSPGPDTGIGAGPGFGPASAAPPPSSGLPVPSVPSGPSASPAGSVRRGAKDVLATVPGGYLLVSGGGTSDVREFERLAGLGYRAMDAGEHKDASRLLGEALLLWTGPAFAGVPAGARLETEARRLEESRLCALDQRIEADLRLGRHRELLAELTVLTSRYATHENLHAQFMLALHRSGRRGEALDVYHRLRTTLVRDLGLEPSPRLRRLQQSILVAAPETPPPAPSRAPAVLALPAARARAGVRPV
- a CDS encoding AfsR/SARP family transcriptional regulator: MEIQVLGPLCAAVNGDSIVPTAGKPRQVLALLALYPGRVVPVSTLMEEIWGTELPQSAVTTLQTYIMQLRRSLGTAMGPGAPGGAKNVLATRHGGYLLQVPPQSVDVHTYERLITEGQEAFEQGEDDRAARCFRQALALWQGAALVDVRLGPVLEIEVLRLEESRLVTVERRIDADLRLGRHAELIAELTDLVARHPQHEGLHAQAMLALYRSGRQASALDVYRRLRRRLIEELGVEPTPQLQRLHQAMLAVDPELDVMAGPRRGSTFDRYAA
- a CDS encoding ScbR family autoregulator-binding transcription factor, which codes for MVKQERAARTRRSLIEAASEVFAEAGFAPASLAAISARAGVSNGALHFHFANKNMLAEAVEAQAAVAVSEITGAAGRRQGESLQAVVDATHGLMDALARDVVVRAGFQLAGDSAARPAPSPHAGPGPRAQWQHWVEDSLRRLGHGGALAPGVSGADAARVVVAATVGLQVLGAADASWLRRHNVTRLWEVLLPRLAHRRELGTLVSSGTGPPGAAAARARTPSTGR
- a CDS encoding thioesterase II family protein; the encoded protein is MPDEPPVRLHCFAHSAEGVSVFDHWEASVGPGVQPLPVLLPGCAPRRAEPRVSTHRALLADVLPRFTGPHPGPYVLYGHGFGAMLALTVTRALHEAGLPGPALLAVGAWPPPRLPAGLPDARRATDAELLHVLGGRGAVPAGSDEGIWLRAVLPVLRADLALAQSLHEAVRRPCPQGPLTTPVLVVASRDNPLAAPRAGEGWQRWTRGPVRSRTVPGRHFFVRGGRELPRLLGRACRVVRRLTPEPAPVG
- a CDS encoding acyl-CoA carboxylase subunit beta; translation: MAELHAIRAQAMAGPSEKATAAQHAKGKLTARERIDLLLDEGSFQEVEQLRRHRATGFGLEARKPYTDGVITGWGTVEGRTVFVYAHDFRIFGGALGEAHATKIHKIMDMALAAGAPLVSLNDGAGARIQEGVSALAGYGGIFQRNTRASGVIPQISVMLGPCAGGAAYSPALTDFVFMVRGTSQMFITGPDVVRAVTGEEITQNGLGGADVHAETSGVCHFAYDDEETCLAEVRYLLSMLPQNNREAPPRVRTADPAGRRGEMLLSHVPADGSRPYDMTAVIEEIVDDGEYLEVHERWARNIVCALARLDGQVVGIVANQPQTLAGVLDIGASEKAARFVQLCDAFNIPLVTLLDVPGFLPGVDQEHGGIIRHGAKLLYAYCNATVPRISLVLRKAYGGAYIVMDSQATGADLTYAWPANEIAVMGAEGAAGVIFRRRIAEAADPEAMRQKLVKEYRAELMHPYYAAERGLVDDVIDPAATREVLIRSLAMLHSKHADLPSRKHGNPPQ